The segment CTGGAATTTAGGCGAATCGTGGATCAACACGCCGTTCGTAAGCCGCAGGATGATCGTGTCGGGATCATCGGTCGCCAGAAACTGCCCCGCCTTTGCGGTGGCCGCGACCGACTGGCCATCACGATTTTCGGCGCGAACGAAAATGCCCGTCAAATTGCGGCCTTCGTTGCGGCTTTGCTCGATCCGCAGCGTGATCTTCGAACCCAGATTGGTGAACTCACCAACCTTGATCGACGCGCCCAGCGCGCCCGAGCGTAGCTCGAAACGGAGCCCTTCATAGGCATAGCGGGCATAGGGCTGGACGAAGCCGACAATTGCGAGATTCACCAGCGCCAGCGCAATCGCGTACATATAGGGCACGCGCAAAAGACGGCCGTAGCTCAAGCCAACCGCCCGAAAAACATCGAGTTCCGAAGACATTGCCAGCTTGCGGAACGCCAGCAGGATGCCGAGCATCAACCCGATAGGGATGCCGAGCGACAGATATTCCGGGATGAGATTGGCGAGCATCCGCCACACCACGCTGACCGGCCCGCCTTCGGATGCGACGAAATCGAACAGCCGCAGCATCTTGTCGAGAACGAGGAGCATGGCCGCGATCACCAGCGTTCCGAACAGCGGAAGGGCGATCAGCCGGGCGAGGTATCGGTCGGTGGCAGTTAGCATTTTCAGAATTCAGACGCCCCATGACCATGATTTGGCCGCAAACGCAGCCGATCTTCAGGAGGACACGGGGGCTAACAGGGCCATCCATGTCCGGCAACGGGGATGGATATAGCGTCCAGGAGTAACGAGGTCATGTTGAAACTTACCGGTGTTGCAGCACTTTGCCTGACCGCAGCCGCGGTTTCGTTTGCTGCACCCGATCGTGCAGTGGCGGCCCCGATCGGCCCGCATGCCGAGTCGTGCGAAAATGGCGGTCCGGCTGTTATCGCGCGGGTAAGCGGCTTGAAGTCGCATGGTGGGACTGTGCGCGTCCAGCTTTATGCCGAGAATGAAAAGACGTTTCTGGAGAAGCGGCAATATCTTCAGCGAGTCGATGTGCCGGTGAAGGCAGGTGCGATGGATATCTGCGTTCCCGTGCCCAAGCCGGGGCGCTATGCGCTGTCGGTCCGCCATGATGTCGATGGCAACGGCAAGACCAGCCGCTCGGACGGCGGCGGCTTTTCCGGAAACCCCAAGGTGTCGCTGGGCGATCTGATCGCCAAGCGCAAACCCGATCTGCACGATGTTGCCTTTACCGTTGGGAGCCAGCCGCGCGTCGTCCCCGTGACGCTGCGTTACGTGCAGGGCCTCTCGTTCAAGCCAATCGGCGCCTAGGAGAATCATG is part of the Sphingomonas sp. C3-2 genome and harbors:
- the lptF gene encoding LPS export ABC transporter permease LptF; this translates as MLTATDRYLARLIALPLFGTLVIAAMLLVLDKMLRLFDFVASEGGPVSVVWRMLANLIPEYLSLGIPIGLMLGILLAFRKLAMSSELDVFRAVGLSYGRLLRVPYMYAIALALVNLAIVGFVQPYARYAYEGLRFELRSGALGASIKVGEFTNLGSKITLRIEQSRNEGRNLTGIFVRAENRDGQSVAATAKAGQFLATDDPDTIILRLTNGVLIHDSPKFQTPRVLSFSSHDLPIDLPKIEAFRGRGGADRELTIPELVRVGRDSSTPPEVRNETRANFHFRLVEVAMMMLLPLLALALAVPPKRTASALGVFISIVMVVTYHKVNEYGEALGALGKLDPLIGLWVPFLIFGGIILWMYHTLAYVPGGQPIGVLERGAALVGKKIKAMFRLGRRKLEVRA
- a CDS encoding DUF2141 domain-containing protein, translated to MLKLTGVAALCLTAAAVSFAAPDRAVAAPIGPHAESCENGGPAVIARVSGLKSHGGTVRVQLYAENEKTFLEKRQYLQRVDVPVKAGAMDICVPVPKPGRYALSVRHDVDGNGKTSRSDGGGFSGNPKVSLGDLIAKRKPDLHDVAFTVGSQPRVVPVTLRYVQGLSFKPIGA